Within the Cervus elaphus chromosome 13, mCerEla1.1, whole genome shotgun sequence genome, the region gggccggggtggggggcgatGGCAGACTCGGGGAATAGAGGTAGTGGAGAGAAAGCAAATTGGACTGTATCCcaagatttttccttttctgatccCCCTAACTTAGATGTGTTGACCTTGGGCGTTTGTGCTGGGGGCGAGGGAGGTTGTTGAACTGCCCTTCAAAATCTAAACTACTTTAGAGCTGCCTAGGGCTGGCTGCTCCCTGAACCTTTAAGTCCGTCATCCCTCACCTGTCCAAGCCTTGCCCCTGCGTGACTCCGAGGTGGTTCTCTTCCTCTGAACTGACCTCGAAGTGTCCCTCAATTCCCAAGTTAATAGAAGAGAACCCTTGAACTCCACATGGGCCCCGCCCACCCTGTGTGGGCCTTGGTCTTCCGACACCATCGGTAGTTCATTTCCCTGCAGCTGCCAGATCTGCCCGATCCTGGCACGATCGCTCTTCTGTTTAACAAAGGCCCTGGCCCCGGGGTCCTCTTGTCTGAGCcccagaaagaggagagagtgCTGGGTCACAGAAGAGGGTCTGGGGGACAGGTTATGAGTCCTCCCACCAGAATCCTCCAGACAGCCCACGTCCACACCGACCACCTATTCAAttggtgagggcaggaggagccagGGCTGGCAGCACCCTTCTTCGGGATCTCCTCTCTAACCTGGCACTTTCTTTGCTGCATTGCTTGGTGTTTCATGTGAGTCTGGATAAGGGACATAGAGAGGGGATTTGAGGGTGTATTCtgtccccctcaccccaccctcgTAGCCTGGGGAACACTCTGAACCTCTCCTATCTTAACTGTTTCTCTGTGcaccccagactcccctccctaTGACAGAAGGTCCATGGGAGAGGCGCAAGAATGAGAGGAGAAACTGTTGTCCTCTCGGAGAGGTCGGGTTGTGGAGAGTGAACCAGGAGCCTGGGGACGtggagctgaggtgggagacaggGCGTGAAACCTTTAGTGGTGGGAACAGGATGACTTTGTGTGTTTGTAAGCACAGGCTCGGCCTCTGAGGAACCAGAAAACAGATTAAGTGGTCCTGTTTCTCCTCTGCATTGTAACTCCCTAGGGTTTAGATAGCTCAGACTGCTCTGAGTCCTTTGGAATGGGACTTCGGCCTCGGATGGGAGTTTGAAAGGAGGATGAGTTCGTACCCACTGCCGTCTCCTTATTTCCAGGCACTCTGGCAAGAAAGCCCTGGGCAGAGGCAAGCTAGTGAGCAGAGAGCTGAGTGAGGATCAACGTTGCAGAAGCCCCTCCTCCAGCTGAGCCCCCCATCCCCAGGCAGCACCAGGAGCTTAGTGCTCCAGAGAGGGACAAAAGCTTCTTGTCAGCAGGGCAGCCTGAGGCGGGAGTTCCAGGCGGAGGGGGTGTAGATGAGGGGAGGGAGCAGACAGCCAGTGCGGGAGGAGGAAACCCTGGAAGGGAAGGGCTGCAGCCCGAGCCAGTCCCAAGACCTTACTCAGCAGGTTCCAAAGTGGCTGGATCAAGGAGAGCCAGGCTactccttcccccagccccattTTCTGATAGTGCAGTTTTTCCTCTACTGCCCTACGCATGGCCTCTCGGCTTTAGTCTCTACCCACTTCCCTCAATACAAATTCCTGCATCTCTCCCTCAGGCCAGAGGACCCTCTGCCACCAGAGTGAGATCCTAGAGACCGTCATCCTCGTAAACCCCAGTGCCGACAGCATCAGCTCTGAGGTAAGGCCAGGGCCTGAGCCACACTGGGCCTGCTGAAAGCGCCATAACCCACCCCAGCCAGTGCCAAGAACTCCCAGGCTTGGCTTTGAACCACGCTCTCTCTGCCATCTAAGCGGCCTCACAATCCCAGCCCCACCTGGAGGTGCTGAGGGGCTCCCAGTGGGTGGCATGTCCTTGCCTTACTGAGGGGGCCCTGGAACCTGCAGTGCCCTTTCCTAGGCTTCCTCCATCTGTGACCAGCCCTCTCCTTCTGCTGTAGGTTCACCACCTCCTCAGCAGCCCATCAGCTCACAAACTGCTGATCTTGAGTGGGCAGAGTTTAGAGCCTGGGGGAGACCTCATCCTACAGAGTGGCACTTACTCCTATCAAAACTTTGCCCAGGTCCTTCACAACCCAGAGGTGAGTCCTATGTCCCAGTGTCCAGGAGGAGCAGAACACGGGGTGGGACTAGAGCTGTGGGGAGGGATCCAAGGAAGGGAAAATCCTAAGGCCCTTGACCACCGGGGATGCTGGCAGAATGGTAGGAGATCACCTCGGAGAGAGAAGGAGACTAGCAGGTTGAATCTGAGCCGGGTTGAGACAACCCCAGTGACCTGATCAGGCCTTTTGTCTCCCATTCCTCCAGATTGCCCAATTGCTCAGCAACAGAGACCCTGGGATCCAGGCTTTCCTCACCGTGTCCTGCTTGGGGGAGGGCGACTGGAGCCACCTGGGGCTAGCTGGTTCCCAGGAGACCCTGCACCTTCGGCTAAACCCTGAGCCCACACTGCCCACCATGGACGGCGTGGCTGAATTCTCCGAGTACGTCTCTGAGACCGTGGACGTGCCGTCCCCCTTTGACCTACTGGAGCCCCCCACCTCAGGGGGCTTCCTCAAGCTCTCCAAGCCTTGCTGCTACATCTTCCCCGGCGGCCGAGGGGACTCGGCCCTCTTTGCCGTGAATGGTTTCAACATCCTGGTGGACGGTGGCTCTGACCGCAAGTCCTGCTTCTGGAAGCTGGTGCGGCACCTGGACCGCATCGACTCGGTGCTGCTCACCCACATCGGAGCCGACAACCTGCCAGGCATCAATGGGCTTCTGCAGCGCAAAGTGGCAGAACTGGAGGAGGAGCAGTCCCAGGGCTCCAGCAGCTACAGCGACTGGGTGAAGAACCTCATCTCCCCTGAGCTGGGAGTTGTCTTCTTCAACGTGCCCGATAAGCTGCGGCTGCCGGATGCCTCGCGGAAGGCCAAGCGCAGCATTGAGGAGGCCTGCCTCACTCTGCAGCACTTAAACCGCCTGGGCATCCAGGCCGAGCCACTGTACCGCGTGGTCAGCAACACCATAGAGCCTCTCACCCTCTTCCACAAGATGGGTGTGGGCCGCCTGGACATGTACGTCCTCAACCCTGtcaaggacagcaaggagatgcagTTCCTCATGCAAAAGTGGGCAGGCAACAGTAAAGCCAAGACGGGCATCGTGCTGGCTAACGGGAAGGAGGCTGAGATCTCGGTGCCCTACCTGACCTCTATCACCGCTCTAGTGGTCTGGTTGCCAGCCAACCCCACTGAGAAGATCGTGCGCGTCCTTTTCCCAGGGAATGCCCCCCAGAACAAGATCTTGGAGGGCCTGGAAAAGCTTCGACACCTGGACTTCCTGCGCTACCCCGTGGCCACACAGAAGGACCTGGCCACTGGGGCTGTGCCTGCCAACCTCAAACCCAGCAAAATCAAACAGCGGGCTGACAGCAAAGAGAGCCTCAAGGCCACGACCAAGACACCTGTGGGAAAACTGGCCAAACGGGAGGAGGTGGCCGAAGAGGGAGCCAAGGAGGCTCGCTCAGAACTGGCCAAAGAGTTAGCCAAGACAGAAAAGAAGGCAAAAGAGTCATCTGAgaagcccccagagaagcccgcCAAGCCTGAGAGGGTGAAGACAGAGTCAAGCGAGGCACTGAAGGCAGAGAAGCGAAAGCTGATCAAAGACAAAGTGGGGAAGAAGCACCCGAAAGAAAAGATATCAAagctggaagagaaaaaagacaaagagaaaaaagagatcaaaaaggagaggaaggagctcaagaaggatgaaggaagaaaggaggaaaagaaggatgccaagaaggaggagaagaagaaagacacCAAACCTGAGGTCAAAAAGATTTCCAAGCCAGACCTGAAGCCCTTTACCCCTGAGGTGCGGAAGACCCTCTACAAAGCCAAGGCCCCCGGCAGAGTCAAGACAGACAAGAGCCGGGCTACCCGTGGGGACAAGGAGCTGTCCTCTGAGCCCCGGACACCCCCGGCCCAGAAGGGGGCCGCACCCCTCCCAACAAGGGAGCTGGCCTTGTCTTCACCAGAGGACCTCACACAGGACTTTGAGGAGTTGAAACGTGAGGAGAGGGAGTTGCTGACCGAACAAAGGGACACAAGACTAGGCGAGAAACCGCTCCCCCCGGACACTGCCGAGGAGGGACTCCCGAGCACAGTGGCCCTGGTGGCAccaccctctgtccctgggccggAAGCAGAAGCGCCTGTGGTGAAGGAGAAAGAGGTTGTCCCAGACGTCCCTGAGGAACGAGGCGGCAAGGACAGAGGCCCGGACTCTGGGgcagaaacagaggaagagaaagatacCTGGGAGGAAAAGAAGCCAAAGGAAGCCGAGGGGGTCCCTGACGGAACAGAAGCCCGAGAGGAAAGTGAACCTGAGGTAAAGGAAGATGTGATAGAGAAGGCCGAGTTAGAGGAGATGGAGGAGCTGCCCCCTTCcgatgaggaggaagaggaggagacaaaGGCGGAGGGTTTTTACCAAAAGCACATACAAGAAGCCTTGAAGGTGACGCCAAGGGCCAAGGAGGCTCTCAGTGGCCGGGAACCGGGACTCCAAGGCAAGGCCCCGGAGAAGGAGACCTCATCATTCCTGAGCAGCCTGGCCACCCCGGCAGGAGCCACCGAGCACGTGTCTTACATCCAGGACGAGACGATCCCTGGCTACTCCGAGACCGAGCAGACCATCTCGGATGAAGAGATCCACGACGAGCCCGAGGAGCGCGCAGCCCCACCTAGGTTTCCGACAGGAACCTATGACCTCCCTGGACCTGAAGGTCCCGGCCCCTTTGAGGCCAGCCAGCCTGCTGACAGCGCTGTTCCCGCCACCGTCAGCAAGGCCTACGGAGCACCCGAGACGGAACTCACCTACCCCCCCAACATGGTGGCCGCCCCTCTGGCGGAAGAGGAGCACGTGTCCTCGGCCACCTCGATCACCGAGTGTGACAAGCTCTCTTCCTTTGCTACGTCCGTGGCCGAGGACCAGTCCGTGGCTTCACTCACggccccacagacagaggagacaggcaagAGCTCCCTGCTGCTTGACACAGTCACGAGCATCCCCTCATCCCGCACTGAAGCCACTCAGGGCCTGGACTACGTGCCGTCGGCCGGCACCATCTCACCCACCTCCTCGCTGGAAGAAGACAAAGGCTTCAAGTCACCACCCTATGACGACTTCTCTGTGACCGGGGAgtcagagaagagaggagagatggTAGGGAGAGGCTTGTCTGGAGAGAGGGccgtggaggaggaagaggaggaggagaccgCCAACATACAGATGTCAGAGAAACTGCATGGTCAGTATGGACCCCCGATGTTTGCCGCCCCTGGGCATGCCCTCCACCCAGGGGAACCAGCCCTTGGAGAGGCGGAGGAGCGCTGCCTCAGCCCGGATGACAGCACAGTGAAGATGGCCTCTCCGCCACCGTCTGGCCCACCCAGTGCCACCCACACACCCTTTCATCAGTCCCCAGTGGAGGAAAAGTCTGAGCCCCAAGACTTTCAGGAAGCAGACTCCTGGGGAGACACTAAGAGTATCCCAGGTGTGGGCAAGGAAGTTGCTGCAGAGGAGGCCGCCAAGCCAGGGCCTGACGAGGGtgcactggaggaggaagggaaggcgCCTCCTCCCACGAGCCCCCAGGCCCAGGAGGCACCCATCAGCCTAGCAGGGGGACAGTCCGGCCGCACCATCCAGCTGCTGCCAGAACAGGACAAAGCCATCGTCCTTGAGACTGTGGAGGCAGGAGAGCCCGCAGGCCCAGTTCCAGAAACAGAAGCCCTACCCGGAGACTTCAGAACCTCACTCCAAGAACTTGGAGAACCTCAGAAAGAGGAGGTGCTCCAAATTCCTGACCGAGGCCTCTCCCCTGAAGAGGCAGAGTCCCTCTCTGTCCTCAGCGTGGTCTCCCCAGACACTGCCAAAAAGCAAGACACCACCCCGAGGTCTCCCTGTGGCCTGATGGAGCAGCGCCTCCACACAGACCTATGGCCGCAGGGATCTCCAGAAGACACCCGGTCACTGTCTCTCTCAGAGGAGAGTCCCAGCAAGGAGACCTCACTGGACATCTCTTCCAAGCAGCTGTCTCCAGAAAGCCTTGGCACCCTCCAGTTTGGGGAACTAAgccttggaaaggaagaaaaagagcctCTGATGCAGGCTGAGGACACCACTTGCCACCTAGCCCCTGTGTCTATTCCAGAAGCCCGGGCAGCCACAGTGTCACCTCCCACAGATGGGACCAGTGGATACTCCGCACGGGCAGACATCACAGATGAGAGCCCTGATGGAAAATTACCCGCCAGTTCCTTCTCTCCCACTGCGCTGCTAGGAGATGGGAGGCGCTCACCCGGAGTGGTCACAAGCCTGGGTGAACACATTCTCACACCTGATAGCTCCCTCACCAAGAGCCCTGAGTCCTTGCCAAGCCCTGCCATGGAGGATATCGTCATGGAGTGGGAAGGCAAAGTTCCAAAGTTGAAAGACAGACCCTcagagcagaaggaaaagggacCTGAGCCCACAGATGAAGTCCTTCAGCAGCAGGACAAAACCCTGGAGCAGAGGGACACTGTAATGGAGCAGAGGGACACAGCCATCTGTCGGAAAGATGAGATTCTGGAAGAGAAGGACAAGGCTGGGGAACCACAGGATCAGGCTGTGGAACAAAAAGGCAGAGACTCAGAATACAGGGAAACAGCCCCGGAACAGAAGGACCAAGccccagaaggaaaagacaaagacTTAGAACCTAAAGACAGAGGCTTAGAACACAGGGACATAGCCCCAGAACAGAAGGACCAGGCCCTGGAAGGAAAAGACAAAGATTTAGAGCCTAAAGACAGAGACTCAGAACACAGGGAAACAGCCCCGGAACAGAAGGACCAGGCCCTGGAAGGAAAAGACAAAGATTTAGAGCCTGAAGACAGAGGCTTAGAACACAGGGACACAGCCCCGGAACAGAAGGACCAGGCCCCGGAAGGAAAAGACAAAGACTTAGAACCTAAAGACAGAGACTTAGAAGCAAAAGACAAGGCCCTAGAACAGGAGGACAAGGTCccagaagagaaagataaaatcttAGAACAAAAAATcagagacttggaccataaagacacaGTTCCAGAAGAAACAGTCCCTGCACTGAAGGGCAAGGCCTTAGAACAGAAAGATGAAGCCTCTGAACAGGACAAGGCCCCAGAAGAGAAGGACAAGGCCCAGAAGGACCAGGCCCCAGAACAGAAGGACCAGGACTTAGCACAAAAATACTGGGCCCTCGAACAGAAGGCTGAAGCTCTGGAACAAACCATTAAGGCCGCTGAACAAAAAGATAAGTTTCTGGAAGAGAAGGACAAAACTCAGGAGCAGGAGAGCCCTGTGCGGGAGGATAAAACGATGGCACCGAAGGAGAAGATCCTAGAGGAAAAATCTCCAGAACAAGTCAAGGCTGTGGAACAGAAAGAAGAAGCTGTGCTGGAGAAGAGCAAAGCTCTGGGGCTGGAAGAGAGCCCAGTGCAGGAGGACAAGGCccgg harbors:
- the MAP1A gene encoding microtubule-associated protein 1A isoform X2, with product MDGVAEFSEYVSETVDVPSPFDLLEPPTSGGFLKLSKPCCYIFPGGRGDSALFAVNGFNILVDGGSDRKSCFWKLVRHLDRIDSVLLTHIGADNLPGINGLLQRKVAELEEEQSQGSSSYSDWVKNLISPELGVVFFNVPDKLRLPDASRKAKRSIEEACLTLQHLNRLGIQAEPLYRVVSNTIEPLTLFHKMGVGRLDMYVLNPVKDSKEMQFLMQKWAGNSKAKTGIVLANGKEAEISVPYLTSITALVVWLPANPTEKIVRVLFPGNAPQNKILEGLEKLRHLDFLRYPVATQKDLATGAVPANLKPSKIKQRADSKESLKATTKTPVGKLAKREEVAEEGAKEARSELAKELAKTEKKAKESSEKPPEKPAKPERVKTESSEALKAEKRKLIKDKVGKKHPKEKISKLEEKKDKEKKEIKKERKELKKDEGRKEEKKDAKKEEKKKDTKPEVKKISKPDLKPFTPEVRKTLYKAKAPGRVKTDKSRATRGDKELSSEPRTPPAQKGAAPLPTRELALSSPEDLTQDFEELKREERELLTEQRDTRLGEKPLPPDTAEEGLPSTVALVAPPSVPGPEAEAPVVKEKEVVPDVPEERGGKDRGPDSGAETEEEKDTWEEKKPKEAEGVPDGTEAREESEPEVKEDVIEKAELEEMEELPPSDEEEEEETKAEGFYQKHIQEALKVTPRAKEALSGREPGLQGKAPEKETSSFLSSLATPAGATEHVSYIQDETIPGYSETEQTISDEEIHDEPEERAAPPRFPTGTYDLPGPEGPGPFEASQPADSAVPATVSKAYGAPETELTYPPNMVAAPLAEEEHVSSATSITECDKLSSFATSVAEDQSVASLTAPQTEETGKSSLLLDTVTSIPSSRTEATQGLDYVPSAGTISPTSSLEEDKGFKSPPYDDFSVTGESEKRGEMVGRGLSGERAVEEEEEEETANIQMSEKLHGQYGPPMFAAPGHALHPGEPALGEAEERCLSPDDSTVKMASPPPSGPPSATHTPFHQSPVEEKSEPQDFQEADSWGDTKSIPGVGKEVAAEEAAKPGPDEGALEEEGKAPPPTSPQAQEAPISLAGGQSGRTIQLLPEQDKAIVLETVEAGEPAGPVPETEALPGDFRTSLQELGEPQKEEVLQIPDRGLSPEEAESLSVLSVVSPDTAKKQDTTPRSPCGLMEQRLHTDLWPQGSPEDTRSLSLSEESPSKETSLDISSKQLSPESLGTLQFGELSLGKEEKEPLMQAEDTTCHLAPVSIPEARAATVSPPTDGTSGYSARADITDESPDGKLPASSFSPTALLGDGRRSPGVVTSLGEHILTPDSSLTKSPESLPSPAMEDIVMEWEGKVPKLKDRPSEQKEKGPEPTDEVLQQQDKTLEQRDTVMEQRDTAICRKDEILEEKDKAGEPQDQAVEQKGRDSEYRETAPEQKDQAPEGKDKDLEPKDRGLEHRDIAPEQKDQALEGKDKDLEPKDRDSEHRETAPEQKDQALEGKDKDLEPEDRGLEHRDTAPEQKDQAPEGKDKDLEPKDRDLEAKDKALEQEDKVPEEKDKILEQKIRDLDHKDTVPEETVPALKGKALEQKDEASEQDKAPEEKDKAQKDQAPEQKDQDLAQKYWALEQKAEALEQTIKAAEQKDKFLEEKDKTQEQESPVREDKTMAPKEKILEEKSPEQVKAVEQKEEAVLEKSKALGLEESPVQEDKAREQEEKYQKEQDVVQEWRETSPSSSEPAGEQKEPARTWEDTSPEQEDTYWRGREDVVLGQDTYWQELSCERKVWFPHELGGPGARPRYTEERESTFLDEGPDDEQEVPPLEHTPQSPWASDFKGFQEPAPQKGLEVERWLAESPVGLPPEEEDKLTRSPFEIISPPASPPEMAGQRVLPAPGQESPIPDPNLLPPVRDEPTTRSWLADIPPWVPKDRPLPPAPLSPAPAPPTPAPEPHTPAPFSWGTAEEEGVVAAVQEGAAELEGGPYSPLGKDYRKAEGEREEEAGVPDHSPRSSQVPKASESHASEEPEQTEPEQREPTPYPDERSFQYADIYEQMMLTGLGPACPTREPPLGAAGDWPPHISTKEEAAGRDTPAEKELSSPVSPHRLQFDTPAFSYAALAGPAVPPRQEPEPEPGMDPSLTPPAVPPRAPIPQSQGPSPPLNGHILSCSPDRRTPSPKEPGRGPWDDSPSDSELEKGAREQPEKEAQSPSPPYPTPAGPSALWPESEARTSPSSDSHLGPARPSLDFPASAFGFSSLQPAPPQLPSPAEPRSAPCGSLAFSGDRALALAPGPPARARHDEYLEVTKAPSLDSSLPQLPSPGSPGAPLLSSLPRPASPALSEGSSSEATTPVISSVAERFPPGLGAAEPASGELVPGMEAAAHGLWDLAPLSPAPPASLDLAPAPRLPASLPRDMDDGTLPCRLECSGAAAKKPSPSQGPSGDGATNGPTETSPKPPGPAPAEAEACPAWERGAWPEGAERSPRPDTLLSPEQPPCPGAAPGDQPRSSSPETEAGPQGCAAEPRAHRGELSPSFLNPPLPRSTDDSDPSTEEARLVGRGGRRRAGAPGATGGPCPMADETPPTSASDSGSSQSDSDVPPETEECPSITAEAALDSDEDGDFLPVDKAGGVSGTHHPRPGHDPPPLPQPDPRPAPPRPDVCMADPEGLSSESGRVERLREKEKAQGRVGRRAPGRAKPASPARRLDLRGKRSPTPGKGTTDRASRVPPRPRSTPSQVTPAEEKDGHSPMSKGLVNGLKAGPTALGSKSSSGAPVYVDLAYIPNHCSGKTADLDFFRRVRASYYVVSGNDPANGEPSRAVLDALLEGKAQWGENLQVTLIPTHDTEVTREWYQQTHEQQQQLNVLVLASSSTVVMQDESFPACKIEF
- the MAP1A gene encoding microtubule-associated protein 1A isoform X1, translated to MDGVAEFSEYVSETVDVPSPFDLLEPPTSGGFLKLSKPCCYIFPGGRGDSALFAVNGFNILVDGGSDRKSCFWKLVRHLDRIDSVLLTHIGADNLPGINGLLQRKVAELEEEQSQGSSSYSDWVKNLISPELGVVFFNVPDKLRLPDASRKAKRSIEEACLTLQHLNRLGIQAEPLYRVVSNTIEPLTLFHKMGVGRLDMYVLNPVKDSKEMQFLMQKWAGNSKAKTGIVLANGKEAEISVPYLTSITALVVWLPANPTEKIVRVLFPGNAPQNKILEGLEKLRHLDFLRYPVATQKDLATGAVPANLKPSKIKQRADSKESLKATTKTPVGKLAKREEVAEEGAKEARSELAKELAKTEKKAKESSEKPPEKPAKPERVKTESSEALKAEKRKLIKDKVGKKHPKEKISKLEEKKDKEKKEIKKERKELKKDEGRKEEKKDAKKEEKKKDTKPEVKKISKPDLKPFTPEVRKTLYKAKAPGRVKTDKSRATRGDKELSSEPRTPPAQKGAAPLPTRELALSSPEDLTQDFEELKREERELLTEQRDTRLGEKPLPPDTAEEGLPSTVALVAPPSVPGPEAEAPVVKEKEVVPDVPEERGGKDRGPDSGAETEEEKDTWEEKKPKEAEGVPDGTEAREESEPEVKEDVIEKAELEEMEELPPSDEEEEEETKAEGFYQKHIQEALKVTPRAKEALSGREPGLQGKAPEKETSSFLSSLATPAGATEHVSYIQDETIPGYSETEQTISDEEIHDEPEERAAPPRFPTGTYDLPGPEGPGPFEASQPADSAVPATVSKAYGAPETELTYPPNMVAAPLAEEEHVSSATSITECDKLSSFATSVAEDQSVASLTAPQTEETGKSSLLLDTVTSIPSSRTEATQGLDYVPSAGTISPTSSLEEDKGFKSPPYDDFSVTGESEKRGEMVGRGLSGERAVEEEEEEETANIQMSEKLHGQYGPPMFAAPGHALHPGEPALGEAEERCLSPDDSTVKMASPPPSGPPSATHTPFHQSPVEEKSEPQDFQEADSWGDTKSIPGVGKEVAAEEAAKPGPDEGALEEEGKAPPPTSPQAQEAPISLAGGQSGRTIQLLPEQDKAIVLETVEAGEPAGPVPETEALPGDFRTSLQELGEPQKEEVLQIPDRGLSPEEAESLSVLSVVSPDTAKKQDTTPRSPCGLMEQRLHTDLWPQGSPEDTRSLSLSEESPSKETSLDISSKQLSPESLGTLQFGELSLGKEEKEPLMQAEDTTCHLAPVSIPEARAATVSPPTDGTSGYSARADITDESPDGKLPASSFSPTALLGDGRRSPGVVTSLGEHILTPDSSLTKSPESLPSPAMEDIVMEWEGKVPKLKDRPSEQKEKGPEPTDEVLQQQDKTLEQRDTVMEQRDTAICRKDEILEEKDKAGEPQDQAVEQKGRDSEYRETAPEQKDQAPEGKDKDLEPKDRGLEHRDIAPEQKDQALEGKDKDLEPKDRDSEHRETAPEQKDQALEGKDKDLEPKDRDLEAKDKALEQEDKVPEEKDKILEQKIRDLDHKDTVPEETVPALKGKALEQKDEASEQDKAPEEKDKAQKDQAPEQKDQDLAQKYWALEQKAEALEQTIKAAEQKDKFLEEKDKTQEQESPVREDKTMAPKEKILEEKSPEQVKAVEQKEEAVLEKSKALGLEESPVQEDKAREQEEKYQKEQDVVQEWRETSPSSSEPAGEQKEPARTWEDTSPEQEDTYWRGREDVVLGQDTYWQELSCERKVWFPHELGGPGARPRYTEERESTFLDEGPDDEQEVPPLEHTPQSPWASDFKGFQEPAPQKGLEVERWLAESPVGLPPEEEDKLTRSPFEIISPPASPPEMAGQRVLPAPGQESPIPDPNLLPPVRDEPTTRSWLADIPPWVPKDRPLPPAPLSPAPAPPTPAPEPHTPAPFSWGTAEEEGVVAAVQEGAAELEGGPYSPLGKDYRKAEGEREEEAGVPDHSPRSSQVPKASESHASEEPEQTEPEQREPTPYPDERSFQYADIYEQMMLTGLGPACPTREPPLGAAGDWPPHISTKEEAAGRDTPAEKELSSPVSPHRLQFDTPAFSYAALAGPAVPPRQEPEPEPGMDPSLTPPAVPPRAPIPQSQGPSPPLNGHILSCSPDRRTPSPKEPGRGPWDDSPSDSELEKGAREQPEKEAQSPSPPYPTPAGPSALWPESEARTSPSSDSHLGPARPSLDFPASAFGFSSLQPAPPQLPSPAEPRSAPCGSLAFSGDRALALAPGPPARARHDEYLEVTKAPSLDSSLPQLPSPGSPGAPLLSSLPRPASPALSEGSSSEATTPVISSVAERFPPGLGAAEPASGELVPGMEAAAHGLWDLAPLSPAPPASLDLAPAPRLPASLPRDMDDGTLPCRLECSGAAAKKPSPSQGPSGDGATNGPTETSPKPPGPAPAEAEACPAWERGAWPEGAERSPRPDTLLSPEQPPCPGAAPGDQPRSSSPETEAGPQGCAAEPRAHRGELSPSFLNPPLPRSTDDSDPSTEEARLVGRGGRRRAGAPGATGGPCPMADETPPTSASDSGSSQSDSDVPPETEECPSITAEAALDSDEDGDFLPVDKAGGVSGTHHPRPGHDPPPLPQPDPRPAPPRPDVCMADPEGLSSESGRVERLREKEKAQGRVGRRAPGRAKPASPARRLDLRGKRSPTPGKGTTDRASRVPPRPRSTPSQVTPAEEKDGHSPMSKGLVNGLKAGPTALGSKSSSGAPVYVDLAYIPNHCSGKTADLDFFRRVRASYYVVSGNDPANGEPSRAVLDALLEGKAQWGENLQVTLIPTHDTEVTREWYQQTHEQQQQLNVLVLASSSTVVMQDESFPACKIEF